Part of the Wolbachia endosymbiont of Ctenocephalides felis wCfeJ genome, TGCAGAGAAGGTAAGAAGGGTATTGCTTAAAGACAATATTGATCCCATCTCTGAACTTTTGCTGCTCACCTCAATGAGATATGAACATGTAAAAAAATTAATACTGCCAGCTCTAAAAGAAGGAAAGATAGTGATTTGCGATCGATTTATTGATTCAACTATTGCATACCAAGGATATGGGCTTGGAGTCGACTTAGGGCTAATAGGGGACCTTCATAAGTTAGTAAAAATTAGACGTCCAGATATCACATTTATCCTAGATATTGATGTTCAAGTTGGGCTAAGCAGAGCAAGATATAAAAATAAATACGAAGAGATGGACATTAATTTTTACAATAAAGTTCGAAAAGGATTTCAAGAAATAGCACTAAAAGAACCTGATAGGTGCAATGTTATTACTGAAGTCGAAACTAAAAATGACAATCAAGTGTATAGTGAAATCTCCGATAAGGTTATTATTTCAAGGACTTAGTTTCTTTAAAATAAAGTCTTAACTTATATGGGTATCCAAAATAGATACGGACGGAATGGGATTCGAACCCATGGTACGCTTATCACGTACGTCAGTTTTCAAGACTGGTGCCTTAAACCACTCGGCCATCCGTCCATCTCTTTTTTACCACAACATTCGATCTCAAGCAATCTATAAAAATTTCATTTGCCTACACAAAAGCTGCTAAATATACTGTCCAATATTTCTTCCACACTAATAATTCCTGTTATCACACCAAGTTCAGACGCAGCAAGCCTTAAATCTTCAGACATTAATTCAATTGAGTTATCTATACTAAAACGTTGTAAATGTTCTATAGCTTTCTGCATGTAATTTCTATGTCTTTGCCGAGTAATCACAGGGGCATTGTTATTGTAACCAAATTTTTCCTCTATCTTTTCCTTAATTACCGAAATTAGTCTTCCCGTACCTACTTCTTTTAAAATAGAAATAGGTAAAAAATTCATACCGCTAATTTTTATATCATAATCATCAATAACAGTGTCTGCCTTGCTCAATACGTAGATGGTATCGCTATTCACAGTGTTGCAATTAATGTCACAATGCTGTTCAAAGGGAAACAATTCTATTCTTAAATCAGCTTCACAAGACCTCTTCTTCGCTCGACTTATGCCTTCCGATTCTATTGGATCCAAACTTTCACGAATTCCAGCAGTATCAGAAAGAATGATTGGATATCCACCAATATCGATATGGGCTTCAAGCACATCCCTTGTTGTGCCAGCATATTCAGAAACGATAGCAATATCACGTTTGGCAAGGAAATTAAATAGTGTTGATTTACCGACATTTGGCTCACCAGTTATTACAATATGTAAACCCTCACGTAACCTTTCACCCCGTCTATTATCATTCAAATGCTCTTGTATTGACTGCACAAGAGCTTGTACTTTACCATTGACTTTCTCTAGTTCATTTCTTTCTGTTGCAATATCCTCTGGAAAGTCTATATATGCTTCGATTTTGGATTGCATCGTTATTAGTTTCTGCCTCCAACTACTGTACAGCTTTTCTAATTCTCCTGACATCTGCCTAATCGCTTGTCTAGCCTGCATTTTTGTCTCAGCATCAATTAAATCTGCAATCCCTTCTATCTGTGTTAAGTCAAACTTGCCATTCAGAAAAGCCCTAAGCGAAAATTCTCCAGGTTCAGCCATAACAAAGATTTTTGATAACTCCTCTAAGATGATTTTTATAACCGCTTTACTTCCATGCACCTGTAACTCTATAACGTCCTCGCCGGTAAAGCTGTTTGGTGCAGGAAAATAAATGATTATTCCATTGTCAATTAATTGACCTAAACCATCATACAGATCAATTAAAGTAGCAAACCTTGGCTTAATATGCTTTTTAACATGAAAGCAATTCAAAGTTTTAAGTGCATGATTGCCTGAAATCCTGATTACTGCAACTCCTGATTTACCAAATACTGTTGATAGAGCGAAAACAGTCTTATCCATGCTTGTCATATATAAAATAGTTTATTTCTTAGCAATATTATACTTAAGGAACCAAAATATCCAATTTGAAGATACTAAAAATCTTTATTTACTTTATTAAAATGATACTGTTATATTAATAAACTCAAAATATCCTTCCTACAAAAAACCCTTGAAGGTTACCTATTACTAGTATCAGCTCAATATTTATTATAAAATTGGTTATTAACTAAATAATCTTGCTTATGCATAAAATACTGATTTTACTGTTGATAATATTGCCAATTAAGTTGTTTGCAGTCGGGGTTGAAATCATTGCAGATGTAAATGGCGAACCAATTTCAAACTTAGATATCGAGAAACGTATTAACCTGATAAATTCATTGTTCGGTCCCCAAAATGGGAAGGAACTGAAGTTTCAAATTCTCAGGCAGTTAATAGATGAAATTATCATCATCAACGAAGCAAAAAGGTTAAATATAAAATCAAACGATGAAGAGTTGAATAATGCTGTCACATTATTTTTAACTCAAAGTTTTAAAATTAAAAATGATGAAGTTGATCAACACATACAAAAACACAACATAGATCTTGGCATTTTAAAAAAACAAATAAAATGTCAACTGTTATGGAATAAAATTATTGAAACAAGAATCGTACCATTTATTAGCATAAGCGACAAGGAAGTAACCTATGCAAAAGAGCAAATAGAAAAGTCATATTATCTTATTACATTCCAAGAGTTCATAATTCTCGATCAGGAAGATAAGAATGCTTATAGTATGGCTGAAGATCTATTGAAAAAACTGCGCAATAGTAATAATGACTTCATTCCAGAATCTCCAATAAAGGCGCGCAAAGTAACTGTTAATTTAAGTCAACTAAAAGGTAACCTTAAGGGCATTTTAGAAAGATCAGAAACTGGCAGTATAGTAGGTCCAGTCAGCTTTAGCGAAGGTTACTCTATTATAAAAGTAATAGATAAAGTACAACTTGATCATACACTACTGGAAAGTACTTTAAAATTAAAACAGATTGTGGTTAAAGACTCAGAAGGCTTACTAGACAACTTCAAGAAACAAAAAGTCACCTGCTCAAATTTTGACAAATTGGCAGATAATCTCAAGCTGCCAAATGCAAAAGAACTCGAAATAAAAATGCGGAATTTAAATCCCGATTTACAGGCTTTATTTAGTAAAATAGGTATAAATGAAATAGTAGAATTTAGAGAAAATAGCACCGCAAGGTTGATGATGTTATGCGATATCAAAAGCAATGCAGCAGATATAGAAGCAATTAAACGGGAGATATATCAACAAAAAATTATGATACAAAGTAACTTGCTACTGGACGATATGCGTAAAAACACAGCTATCAGCTATAGATATAGTTGAGATATGCAGGTTATTTGAAACTAGAGAGTTGTTAATGTATTAACTAAGCTTTCTTACCAATTACCACAACATTTTCACTTGGAAAAAAATAATCAGGTATAGTCATATTTTTTGGTGCAGGCCCACCAATTACTCGACCTGATGTATCATAATATGAACCGTGACAAGGGCAAAACCAACCATTGCCATCTTTTGTGGCGTGATCAACTGGCACACATCCAAGATGGGTACATATTCCAATCATAATTAACCACTCATCCTTTCCTTTGCATACTCTTTGCTCGTCTGACTCAGGGTCTCTTAAGCTTTCTACACTCACAGCCCTTGCAGCTTCAATTTCCTGCTTTGTACGTCTTCGAATAAATACTGGCTTACCTTGCCATTTTACCTTTTTTTCTTGCCCCTCTTGAATATCAGATAAATTAACTTCGACTGTGGACATCGCTAAGACTTCAGCGGAAGGGTTCATAGACTTAATCAGTGGCCAAAGCCCACTTGCAGCCCCTATGCCTGCCATAGCGCATGTAGTTAATGTTATAAAATCTCTTCTACTCTTATTTTCAGTAAGGCTTCTAACACAAGGTGTTTCTTTAGCCTTCTTGCTTATCAGCGATTCTTTATTTAGTTTTTTGCCCATCGATCTTTACTTAGCTACAAGTATATATTTTAATTTAAATACTGTAGATTAATCAACAAAAACTTGTATTTTTTGCTTTTAGCTGCACTTGTTACATTACTATATAGTTAAGAAGAAATAGGGTCTTCAACTTCAGAAATGCTATCTTCAGTAGAACCAGGATCTTCAATTTTTGCTACCGATACCACCTTTTCTCCACTTTCCGTTTTAAATAGGGTGACTCCTTGAGTGCTACGCCCTGCAATTCTGATTCCGTCGACCGAGATGCGAATCAATTTTCCTTTATCTGTAATGAGCATTATATTGTCGCCCTGTTCAACTGGAAAACTAGCAACAACATTGCCGTTTCTGCTGGTAGTAAGAATATTGGTAATACCAACACCACCTCTATTGGTTACCCTGTACTCATATGCAGAAGTTCTTTTACCAAAGCCATTATCGGTAATAGTTAATATAAACTCCTCGTTCATTGCGAGTTTTAAGAATAATCCACCATCTATTCCCAAATCATTCAAAGTCTTTTCTAACTTAGAATCAATGGTGTTATTAGTAGCAGCTTCCAGTCTTTTTGCGAGTGGAACCTTTAAGTAAAGTTCTTTTTTTTCTGTTGCAATACCTATACCATTTAACATAGTCATGGATATCACGCTGTCATTTTTTGCAAGTTTGATACCTCTTACGCCATCTGAATTACGGCTTTTAAATTGACGAACATCGCTTACAACAAATCTGATGCTTTTTCCAAACATTGTTGAAAGTAAAACGTGATCAGTTTCATTGCATACTTTAACCGATATTAACTTGTCTCCTTCATCAAGCTTTATTGCTATTTTTCCATTACTCGGAATATAGTGAAAATCCGCTAAGGAATTACGTCTTATGTTTCCATGAGCGGTAGCAAAAACTATGTTCTGATTGTTATCATTTTCACTTGGCAATGGCATTATATTAGTAATTGTTTCACCATCACTAAGCGGAAATATATTAACAAGTGCTCTTCCACGCGCAGTTGGTTCTGCAAGGGGTAGCTTATAAACTTTCAATCTATAAACTCGACCAATACTAGAAAAGAATAAAAGACTAGTGTGGGTATTTCCAACAAATAA contains:
- the mnmE gene encoding tRNA uridine-5-carboxymethylaminomethyl(34) synthesis GTPase MnmE → MTSMDKTVFALSTVFGKSGVAVIRISGNHALKTLNCFHVKKHIKPRFATLIDLYDGLGQLIDNGIIIYFPAPNSFTGEDVIELQVHGSKAVIKIILEELSKIFVMAEPGEFSLRAFLNGKFDLTQIEGIADLIDAETKMQARQAIRQMSGELEKLYSSWRQKLITMQSKIEAYIDFPEDIATERNELEKVNGKVQALVQSIQEHLNDNRRGERLREGLHIVITGEPNVGKSTLFNFLAKRDIAIVSEYAGTTRDVLEAHIDIGGYPIILSDTAGIRESLDPIESEGISRAKKRSCEADLRIELFPFEQHCDINCNTVNSDTIYVLSKADTVIDDYDIKISGMNFLPISILKEVGTGRLISVIKEKIEEKFGYNNNAPVITRQRHRNYMQKAIEHLQRFSIDNSIELMSEDLRLAASELGVITGIISVEEILDSIFSSFCVGK
- the tmk gene encoding dTMP kinase; its protein translation is MFITFEGIDGSGKTTQSELLASHFKQIRGKNNVILTREPGGTDFAEKVRRVLLKDNIDPISELLLLTSMRYEHVKKLILPALKEGKIVICDRFIDSTIAYQGYGLGVDLGLIGDLHKLVKIRRPDITFILDIDVQVGLSRARYKNKYEEMDINFYNKVRKGFQEIALKEPDRCNVITEVETKNDNQVYSEISDKVIISRT
- a CDS encoding SurA N-terminal domain-containing protein — translated: MHKILILLLIILPIKLFAVGVEIIADVNGEPISNLDIEKRINLINSLFGPQNGKELKFQILRQLIDEIIIINEAKRLNIKSNDEELNNAVTLFLTQSFKIKNDEVDQHIQKHNIDLGILKKQIKCQLLWNKIIETRIVPFISISDKEVTYAKEQIEKSYYLITFQEFIILDQEDKNAYSMAEDLLKKLRNSNNDFIPESPIKARKVTVNLSQLKGNLKGILERSETGSIVGPVSFSEGYSIIKVIDKVQLDHTLLESTLKLKQIVVKDSEGLLDNFKKQKVTCSNFDKLADNLKLPNAKELEIKMRNLNPDLQALFSKIGINEIVEFRENSTARLMMLCDIKSNAADIEAIKREIYQQKIMIQSNLLLDDMRKNTAISYRYS
- the petA gene encoding ubiquinol-cytochrome c reductase iron-sulfur subunit, with product MGKKLNKESLISKKAKETPCVRSLTENKSRRDFITLTTCAMAGIGAASGLWPLIKSMNPSAEVLAMSTVEVNLSDIQEGQEKKVKWQGKPVFIRRRTKQEIEAARAVSVESLRDPESDEQRVCKGKDEWLIMIGICTHLGCVPVDHATKDGNGWFCPCHGSYYDTSGRVIGGPAPKNMTIPDYFFPSENVVVIGKKA